One region of Thunnus thynnus chromosome 14, fThuThy2.1, whole genome shotgun sequence genomic DNA includes:
- the LOC137197505 gene encoding GTPase IMAP family member 9-like isoform X2 has protein sequence MSSSGSDEWRIVLVGKTGVGKSSAGNTILGEEEVFESELSAESVTSDCKKERREVGGRKVAVIDTPGLFDTTLPNEAVLKKIKMCIGLSSPGPHAFLVVLQLGRFTEEEKQSVKLIQDQFGEDASKYMMVLFTHGDRLKKKTIEEYLSKSKDLTDIVQKCNSRYHVFNNNKDDPSQVRQLLDKIKRMIDENGGSHYTTQMYLRAEEAIEREKERILKESEAKRNKELEELKREHSGEMLKLKEEMIKQKHEFEARLTAEKNNTVHETHHHYYICVIS, from the exons ATGTCATCATCAG GTTCTGATGAGTGGAGGATTGTTCTGGTTGGGAAGACGGGAGTGGGGAAGAGTTCAGCAGGAAACACCATCTTGGGTGAAGAAGAAGTGTTTGAGTCTGAACTGTCTGCAGAGTCCGTCACATCTGAttgcaagaaagaaagaagagaagttGGAGGGCGAAAGGTTGCTGTCATCGACACTCCAGGACTGTTTGACACAACTTTACCCAATGAAGCTGTGTTGAAGAAGATCAAGATGTGCATCGGTCTGTCTTCTCCTGGTCCACATGCCTTCCTGGTGGTTCTTCAGTTGGGCAGGttcacagaggaggagaaacaatCAGTGAAACTGATTCAAGATCAGTTTGGTGAAGATGCTTCTAAATACATGATGGTGCTGTTCACTCATGGAGacagactgaagaaaaaaaccATTGAAGAGTATCTCTCAAAGAGCAAAGACCTGACAGACATCGTCCAGAAGTGTAACAGCCGTTATCACgtcttcaacaacaacaaagacgACCCGTCACAAGTCCGTCAGCTTCTGGATAAAATAAAGAGGATGATTGATGAGAATGGAGGGTCACACTACACCACACAAATGTACCTGAGAGCAGAGGAAGCCATCGAGAGGGAGAAAGAACGAATCCTGAAAGAGTCTGAAGCCAAGAGGAACAAAGAGCTGGAGGAACTGAAGAGGGAACACAGCGGAGAAATGTTGAAGTTAAAAGAGGAAatgattaaacaaaaacatgagtTTGAAGCGAGGCttacagctgaaaaaaataatactgtacatgaaactcatcatcattattacatCTGTGTGATCAGCTAA
- the LOC137197505 gene encoding GTPase IMAP family member 9-like isoform X1: MSSSVQVLQTSKKNNSSVRSRFYCRSTTQTGSDEWRIVLVGKTGVGKSSAGNTILGEEEVFESELSAESVTSDCKKERREVGGRKVAVIDTPGLFDTTLPNEAVLKKIKMCIGLSSPGPHAFLVVLQLGRFTEEEKQSVKLIQDQFGEDASKYMMVLFTHGDRLKKKTIEEYLSKSKDLTDIVQKCNSRYHVFNNNKDDPSQVRQLLDKIKRMIDENGGSHYTTQMYLRAEEAIEREKERILKESEAKRNKELEELKREHSGEMLKLKEEMIKQKHEFEARLTAEKNNTVHETHHHYYICVIS, encoded by the exons ATGTCATCATCAG TCCAAGTCCTCCAaacatcaaagaaaaacaactcatCAGTCCGCTCCAGGTTTTACTGCAGATCCACAACTCAAACAG GTTCTGATGAGTGGAGGATTGTTCTGGTTGGGAAGACGGGAGTGGGGAAGAGTTCAGCAGGAAACACCATCTTGGGTGAAGAAGAAGTGTTTGAGTCTGAACTGTCTGCAGAGTCCGTCACATCTGAttgcaagaaagaaagaagagaagttGGAGGGCGAAAGGTTGCTGTCATCGACACTCCAGGACTGTTTGACACAACTTTACCCAATGAAGCTGTGTTGAAGAAGATCAAGATGTGCATCGGTCTGTCTTCTCCTGGTCCACATGCCTTCCTGGTGGTTCTTCAGTTGGGCAGGttcacagaggaggagaaacaatCAGTGAAACTGATTCAAGATCAGTTTGGTGAAGATGCTTCTAAATACATGATGGTGCTGTTCACTCATGGAGacagactgaagaaaaaaaccATTGAAGAGTATCTCTCAAAGAGCAAAGACCTGACAGACATCGTCCAGAAGTGTAACAGCCGTTATCACgtcttcaacaacaacaaagacgACCCGTCACAAGTCCGTCAGCTTCTGGATAAAATAAAGAGGATGATTGATGAGAATGGAGGGTCACACTACACCACACAAATGTACCTGAGAGCAGAGGAAGCCATCGAGAGGGAGAAAGAACGAATCCTGAAAGAGTCTGAAGCCAAGAGGAACAAAGAGCTGGAGGAACTGAAGAGGGAACACAGCGGAGAAATGTTGAAGTTAAAAGAGGAAatgattaaacaaaaacatgagtTTGAAGCGAGGCttacagctgaaaaaaataatactgtacatgaaactcatcatcattattacatCTGTGTGATCAGCTAA